The DNA segment TGGCCGCCGCGGGGGTGGGGACGCTGGGGATGGTGGACTTCGACGTGGTGGACGCCACCAACCTGCAGCGGCAGGTGCTGCACGGCACGTCGGACGTGGGGCGCCCCAAGCTGGACTCGGCCCGCGACCGCATCGGCGCGGTGAACCCGCACGTGCGGGTGGAGCCGCATCCCGTCCGGCTCACCTCCGCCAACGCGCGGGAGATCGTCCGGGAGTACGACGTGGTGGTGGACGGCACCGACAACTTCCCCACCCGCTACCTGGTGAACGACGCCTGCGTGCTGGAGGGGAAGCCCAACGTCTACGGCTCCATCCTCCGCTGGGAGGGGCAGGCCTCCGTGTTCTGGGCCGAGCGGGGGCCGTGCTACCGCTGCCTCTTCCGCGACCCGCCCCCGCCGGGGCTGGTCCCCTCCTGCGCCGAGGGGGGCGTGCTGGGGGTGCTCCCCGGGATCGTGGGGACGCTCCAGGCGGCGGAAACGCTCAAGCTGCTCCTGGGCGTGGGCGAGCCCATGGTGGGGCGTCTCTTGATTTTGGACGCCCTGCGGATGAAGTTCCGGGAGCTGAAGCTCCGGAAGGACCCGGAGTGCCCGGTGTGCGGCGCCGAGCCCAGCATCCGGGAGCTGATCGACTACGACCGGTTCTGCGGCGTCCCGCAGGCCGGACCCACGGAGGAGGCCATGGCGAACGGCAGCGACGTCCCCGAGATCACCCCCACGGAGCTCAAGGAGCGGCTGGACCGTGGCGACCGGCTCACCATCATCGACGTGCGCGAGCCGCACGAGTGGGAGATCGCCAACCTGGAGGAGCACGGCGCCCGGCTGGTCCCGCTGGGGGAGCTCCCGGAGCGCGCGGGCGAGATCGACCCGCAGGAGGAGATCGTCCTGCAGTGCCGCTCCGGCGCCCGCAGCGCCAAGGCGCTGCAGCACCTTCGCGAGCAGGGGTACACCCGCCTCTGGAACCTCAAGGGCGGGATCCTTGGGTGGTCGGACGACGTGGATCCGTCCATCCCGAAGTACTGACCGGGCCGGGGCGGCACACGGGGTGCGGAGCAGAGCCGGAGCACGCGGCGACGCCTTACCGCGCCGTTCCGCCCCGACCCGTCCCCCGGCACCCGAGTAGATGACCCTTCCCGCGCTGGCCGTCCTCCCCACGCTCCCCTTCACGGACCCGGTCCTCATCGTCGCGCTGGCGATGGGAATCTTCCTGGTGGTGCCGCTCCTCTTCGAGCGGATCCGCATCCCGGGGATCATCGGGCTGATCGTGGTGGGCGCCGCCGTGGGCCCCAACGGGTTCGGCCTGCTGGCGCGCGACGCCACCATCGTCCTCCTGGGGACGGTGGGGCTGCTGTACCTGATGCTGATGGTGGGGCTGGAGCTCGACCTCAACGAGTTCAACCGCTACCGCAACCGCAGCATCGTCTTCGGCACCCTCTCCTTCCTCATCCCCGCCGTGCTGGGCGCGGCGATGGGGCTCGTGCTGGGGTACTCGCTCCTCTCCTCCCTCCTGCTGGGCTCGGCCTTCGCGTCGCACACCCTGCTGGCGTACCCCATCGTCAGCCGCCTGGGGATCGTACGCAACCAGGCCGTCACCACCACCCTCGGCGGGACGATCCTCACCGAGATCCTGGCGCTCGTCCTCCTCGCGGTGGTCGCCAACGCGGCGGGGGCGGGGCTGGGACCCGGGCTCGTCGTGCAGCTCGCCCTCCCCTTCGCCATCTACGTGGCGGGGGTGCTCTGGGGGCTCCCCAAGCTGGGGCGCTGGTACTTCCGCAACGTGGGGAATGAGGCGGCGCCGGAGTTCGTCTTCGTGATGGCCTCGCTCTTCGCGGTGTCGTACCTGGCGCACTCGGCGGGGGTGGAGCCGATCGTGGGGGCGCTCCTGGCCGGTCTCGCGCTCAACCGGCTGATCCCGCCCCAGGGTCCGCTGATGAACCGGATCCACTTCGTGGGGAACGCCCTCTTCATCCCCTTCTTCCTCCTTTCGGTGGGGATGCTGGTGGACGTGCGGGCGCTGGACTCGCCGCGCGCCTGGGGGATCTCGGCGGCGCTGGCCCTGGGCGTCACCCTCGCCAAGTGGGTCGCCTCGTGGGTGTCGTCGCGCATCTTCGGGTACACCGCCGCCGAGGGGTGGGTGGTGTTCGGGCTCTCGGTGCCGCACGCCGCGGGGACGCTGGCCATTGTGCTGGTGGGGTACGAGGTGGGTCTGCTGGACCAGACGGAGGTCAACGGGGTGGTGCTGATGATCCTCCTCACCTCCCTGGTGGGGCCGTGGGTCACGGAGCGCTTCGGGCGCGAGGTGGCGCTCGGCGAGGAGCGGAAGCCGTACGACCCCTCGGACGCCCCGCGGCGCATCCTGATCCCCCTGGCGAACCCCGCCACCGCGGACGCGCTCCTCGACCTGGCCTTCATCGTCCGTGGCTCCGGGCAGGAGCCGGTGCACCCGCTGATGGTGGTCCCCGACGCCGGGGAGGCCACGGAGGCGCAGGTGGCGGAGGCGGAAAAGACGCTCGCCCACGCGGTCCTCTACGCGGCGGGCGCGGAGGTCCCGGTGGTCCCCCTCGCCCGCGTGGACCGCAACGTGGCCGCCGGGATCGTGCGCGGGGCCGCGGAAACGCGCAGCTCGCTGGTCATCATGGGGTGGGACGGGCGGAGGTCCGGGGCCCGGCGCATCTTCGGGACGGTGCTCGACCGGTTCCTGCAGCGGAGCCGGCAGCTGGTGATGGTGGTGAAGCTGGGCCACCCGCTGAACACCACCCGCCGCGTGGTGCTGGTGCTCCCCCCGGCCATCGAGCGCCACCCGGGCTTCCTCGGCGCCCTGCGCACCGTCAAGACCGTCGCGGGGGGGGTGGGAGCGACGGTGCTGGCGCTCCCGGTGGAGGGCGACGCGGCGCGCCTGGAGGAGGCCTACGATTCCGTCACGCCCCGCGTCCCCGCCACCTGGGAGCCCGCCGCCGGCTGGGACGAGCTCCGCCCCGTGCTGGAGTCCAGGCTCAGGAACGACGACCTGGTGGTGGTGATCAGCGCGCGCGAGGGAACCCTCCCCTGGCACCCCCGCCTGGCGCGGCTCCCCGCCCGGCTGGCGACGCTGGTCCCGCAGAGCTTCATCATGGTGTACCCGCCGGAGACC comes from the Longimicrobiaceae bacterium genome and includes:
- the moeB gene encoding molybdopterin-synthase adenylyltransferase MoeB, which encodes MSGIPADREALSGAETLRYARHLILPEVGPAGQRKLKGSRVLLVGAGGLGSPVALYLAAAGVGTLGMVDFDVVDATNLQRQVLHGTSDVGRPKLDSARDRIGAVNPHVRVEPHPVRLTSANAREIVREYDVVVDGTDNFPTRYLVNDACVLEGKPNVYGSILRWEGQASVFWAERGPCYRCLFRDPPPPGLVPSCAEGGVLGVLPGIVGTLQAAETLKLLLGVGEPMVGRLLILDALRMKFRELKLRKDPECPVCGAEPSIRELIDYDRFCGVPQAGPTEEAMANGSDVPEITPTELKERLDRGDRLTIIDVREPHEWEIANLEEHGARLVPLGELPERAGEIDPQEEIVLQCRSGARSAKALQHLREQGYTRLWNLKGGILGWSDDVDPSIPKY
- a CDS encoding cation:proton antiporter; the encoded protein is MTLPALAVLPTLPFTDPVLIVALAMGIFLVVPLLFERIRIPGIIGLIVVGAAVGPNGFGLLARDATIVLLGTVGLLYLMLMVGLELDLNEFNRYRNRSIVFGTLSFLIPAVLGAAMGLVLGYSLLSSLLLGSAFASHTLLAYPIVSRLGIVRNQAVTTTLGGTILTEILALVLLAVVANAAGAGLGPGLVVQLALPFAIYVAGVLWGLPKLGRWYFRNVGNEAAPEFVFVMASLFAVSYLAHSAGVEPIVGALLAGLALNRLIPPQGPLMNRIHFVGNALFIPFFLLSVGMLVDVRALDSPRAWGISAALALGVTLAKWVASWVSSRIFGYTAAEGWVVFGLSVPHAAGTLAIVLVGYEVGLLDQTEVNGVVLMILLTSLVGPWVTERFGREVALGEERKPYDPSDAPRRILIPLANPATADALLDLAFIVRGSGQEPVHPLMVVPDAGEATEAQVAEAEKTLAHAVLYAAGAEVPVVPLARVDRNVAAGIVRGAAETRSSLVIMGWDGRRSGARRIFGTVLDRFLQRSRQLVMVVKLGHPLNTTRRVVLVLPPAIERHPGFLGALRTVKTVAGGVGATVLALPVEGDAARLEEAYDSVTPRVPATWEPAAGWDELRPVLESRLRNDDLVVVISAREGTLPWHPRLARLPARLATLVPQSFIMVYPPETEPTPEGAAPGRNGGLTPRRVIELKRSPLPVALRRMAEAEFRDPVRAARVLAALEDGGPDAATEILPGVIVPHARLSGLPEPILLLGVSPQGIETSLGRPPARLVFLLLSASERPAEHLRCLAEIARTVSSQERITELLDRHAPHTSLDWLHVDEG